The window GCAGGGTGTATGATGTGTCTGAACATCCGTTATTTGTTGATGGCATTCACTTTGAACACTATGCCGGTGCAGACTTGACTTCCTATATGATTGATGCGCCGCATGGTGAAGAGGTTTTAGAAAAGATGAGGGTTGTGGGAGAGATTAAAATATAGAGGAATAATCTTATGGTCCCTCCGTTCCCCAAAATCCTAAATCGGATTTTGGGTTATAGACATATCTGTATATCTCATAAGCAGCCATTACCTGTTTAACATAGTTCCTTGTTTCTCTATATGGTATATTTTCCACGAATTCATCAGTATCAATATTGTTATACTTCTTTAGCCATGCCTTTACCATATGAGGTCCTGCATTATATGCAGCAAGTGCATGATAGATATTACCGTTAAACTCTCTTGTAACCTCTTTAAGATAGGTTGTCCCCATTGTAACATTTACATCCGCTAAAAATAAGTCATCAACTTGAAACTTGTCCATTGACAGTGTTTCAGCAATCTTAAGCCCTGTCTTTGGCATAATTTGCATTAACCCGATTGCACCTGCCCTTGATATGACTGTTTCATTAAATCCGCTTTCCTGTGTAATGACAGCATACACAAGGTAGGGGTCTATTAAAGAAGATGCCGTGATTTTGTCAACTATGGTTTTGTATCCCACAGGATCGGCATGAGGCAATACGGTTTGGAATAGATGGTTTTCAGATGCCATAGAAGGATTTTTGAGAAGGTAAAGTCCTATGATACGGCAGCGGTTAAGTTTTCCTATACTCCTGAATAAGATACCTGTCTGTATAAAATCATTTAAATCCGTTTTCTTTTTTACAGATTCTAATTCCAGATAAGCCAAATCCGTGAGGTTCATACTTATCAATTCTCTTGCCCTTTTGATGTCCAAGCCTTCAGCAGCAGTTGTATTTATCTGTGTATCGCCAATTACTGATAAAGGATTTATAGCAGCATCTTTAGATTTTATTCCCATATCCTCAAGTATCTTTTTTGCAAGGACCCCGTAATATGATGGCAGTGTCTCTGATAGGTATAATCTTTTTAAAACATCTATTGCCTTGTCTTTACTACCAAGTTTGAGCAATACCTTTCCATACCAGTATAGCGCCTGTTTTCTGAATTTATCAGATGGAGATGCTATTAGATGGGCAAGATATTTCTCTGTATTTCTATAATCCTTTTTTTCATAGTGCATCCATGCCATCTGCCAGAGGGCATCATCTTTCCACTTGCTTAAGGGATATTTATTTGCAAGTTTATTTAAGAGTTCTAATGCATATGCCTCCGCGCCCGATTCCCTTGATATGATAGATGTCCTATAGATTAGTTCATCCGTATAAATGCCGTCAGGAAATGTATCCATGTATTCCTTATATACTTTGACGGCATCTTCACTTTGATTTAGATTTGAATATGTCTTTCCCAGCCATGAAAATATCTCTTCCTTAATGTTGTTATTATTAGTATTGTCAAGAAGGGTTTTAAAAAATTCCATTGCCTCATTATATGCCTTTGTGTAATAAAGGGATTTTGCACTCATCATCAAAAACCGTTCTTGTTTTGTGAAAAGAGATTCCTTTATAACTGCTTTGTATTCTCTGGCATTAAACAGATTTTGGATGCGGTTATATAGTTCATCTGCAGAAAGAATCGGCTCGGGTATCATTTTTGTGTATTTATCCATGGGGTATTCTATATACAGCCGTTTTAATATATTTTGAGATTCTTCATGTCTGCCGGTATTCTCAAGACTTATGCTATACTTGTATAGTGCCTGAGACACTTCATTATGGGATGGTAATCTACTAATGAACATATTAAAATACTCTTTAGCCTTTTCATAACTGCCTGTATTTAAAAATATATCTCCTATACTTAATATAGTAGAAGGGAAAAGGGGACTGTCGGGGTATTCTTTTATAATCTTATTGAAATATAGGAGTGCCTCATCATATCTGTTAAGGTTTGATAAGGCGGATGCCCTGTAATAAATGGCATAATCGTAAAGGATGTATTTATCAGTCGCCTGCTCTAAAAAAGATAGCGAGGTTTCCCAATTATTTGACTGGTATGCCTGATAGCCGTTGAAAAAGATATACCACGGATTTAAAATATGGGTATTAGCAGGGTTTAAGTCATCTGCAAATACAGATGGGTGGTGTATAAATTGAAAAAACAGGATTAGAAGTATTATGATGTTCTTCATCGTGTCACCTTTTGATGATGCCACCTACAAGGGATTTTATGCTGTAAATTAAACTATGTCAAGGTTTGATAATGTCTATGCTGGAGCAGATTAAAAAAACTATTGAAAGATTTAAGATGCTTGAGAAAGGGGATAAGGTTCTTGCGGCTGTCTCAGGCGGTGTGGATTCAATTGTGCTTTTGCATATTTTAATTATGCTGAAAAATGAATATGAACTTGATGATGTGTCAGTCATTCATCTTAATCATTCTATGAGGGGCTGTGAGTCCAACAGGGATTATCTTTTTGTAAGGGATATTGCAAAAAAGAGAAATATCCGATTTATAGGCAAGACAGTTGATGTGATGAAGGCAGTCAATAGAAAAAACGGCTCTTTGCAGGAGATTGCAAGGAAAATCAGGTATGATTTTTTTGAGGATGCCATAAGAAGATATAAGGCAGATAAGGTTGCAACAGGACACACACTTGATGACAATGCAGAGACTGTCCTTATGAGGATTATAAAAGGGACATCTCTCAAGGGTCTGTCCGGGATACCGCCTGTTAGAGACAAATTTATCAGACCGCTTATAGAAATAAAAAGGGCGGATATTGAGAGATATGCTAATGAAAATAGACTTAAGTTTGTAGAAGACAGTTCAAATAAAATGGGAAAATATTTGAGGAATAGGCTACGTTTAAACTTACTGCCTATTCTTCAGCAGTATAATCCACGGATAAAAGAAGACCTTGCAAGGCTTGCCATATCTATTGGAAGGGATGAGGATTATTTAAAAAGGGAAACAGAAAAGATATACAGGAGGATATTATTTGAAGATGATAAAAATTCTCAGGTCTTTGACCTCAAAAAGACAAAAAAACTTCCTGATACATTGAAGGCAAGGGTATTTTTAAAGGCGATAGCCTGTATAAAGGGTAACCAAATGGGCATCTATAGTTATCATATTGATGACATCTTTAAGTTGATTTTTAACCACGAACCGCAGTGTTCTATTAACCTGCCTAAAGGGGTTGTTGTCAAAAAGGAATATGACAAATTAATATTTGCATTAGGCAGGCAAATGGGGAGGGGTTCTATAAAAGGCATAACAGGTGAAAGGTTGATAAAGGTGCCGGGCAGCACATATATCAAAGAGATTGGTAAAGAAATCAAGGCATCAATCCTAGAGTATTCAGATATTGATGTTATGTCTAAAGATAGTAAGCACATCGCATATTTTGATATGGCTAAATTGATATTTCCGCTTGTTGTTAGAAATTTTAAAACAGGAGACAGGGTTAAGCCGTTTGGCATGAAAGGCACTAAAAAGATTAAGGATTTGTTCATAGAAAAGAAGATGCCGTCCTCTGAGAG is drawn from Deltaproteobacteria bacterium and contains these coding sequences:
- a CDS encoding cytochrome b5, whose protein sequence is MKIFTIEELKQYDGSQKGMPVYFTYKGRVYDVSEHPLFVDGIHFEHYAGADLTSYMIDAPHGEEVLEKMRVVGEIKI
- a CDS encoding transglycosylase SLT domain-containing protein gives rise to the protein MKNIIILLILFFQFIHHPSVFADDLNPANTHILNPWYIFFNGYQAYQSNNWETSLSFLEQATDKYILYDYAIYYRASALSNLNRYDEALLYFNKIIKEYPDSPLFPSTILSIGDIFLNTGSYEKAKEYFNMFISRLPSHNEVSQALYKYSISLENTGRHEESQNILKRLYIEYPMDKYTKMIPEPILSADELYNRIQNLFNAREYKAVIKESLFTKQERFLMMSAKSLYYTKAYNEAMEFFKTLLDNTNNNNIKEEIFSWLGKTYSNLNQSEDAVKVYKEYMDTFPDGIYTDELIYRTSIISRESGAEAYALELLNKLANKYPLSKWKDDALWQMAWMHYEKKDYRNTEKYLAHLIASPSDKFRKQALYWYGKVLLKLGSKDKAIDVLKRLYLSETLPSYYGVLAKKILEDMGIKSKDAAINPLSVIGDTQINTTAAEGLDIKRARELISMNLTDLAYLELESVKKKTDLNDFIQTGILFRSIGKLNRCRIIGLYLLKNPSMASENHLFQTVLPHADPVGYKTIVDKITASSLIDPYLVYAVITQESGFNETVISRAGAIGLMQIMPKTGLKIAETLSMDKFQVDDLFLADVNVTMGTTYLKEVTREFNGNIYHALAAYNAGPHMVKAWLKKYNNIDTDEFVENIPYRETRNYVKQVMAAYEIYRYVYNPKSDLGFWGTEGP
- the tilS gene encoding tRNA lysidine(34) synthetase TilS is translated as MLEQIKKTIERFKMLEKGDKVLAAVSGGVDSIVLLHILIMLKNEYELDDVSVIHLNHSMRGCESNRDYLFVRDIAKKRNIRFIGKTVDVMKAVNRKNGSLQEIARKIRYDFFEDAIRRYKADKVATGHTLDDNAETVLMRIIKGTSLKGLSGIPPVRDKFIRPLIEIKRADIERYANENRLKFVEDSSNKMGKYLRNRLRLNLLPILQQYNPRIKEDLARLAISIGRDEDYLKRETEKIYRRILFEDDKNSQVFDLKKTKKLPDTLKARVFLKAIACIKGNQMGIYSYHIDDIFKLIFNHEPQCSINLPKGVVVKKEYDKLIFALGRQMGRGSIKGITGERLIKVPGSTYIKEIGKEIKASILEYSDIDVMSKDSKHIAYFDMAKLIFPLVVRNFKTGDRVKPFGMKGTKKIKDLFIEKKMPSSERKKTPILLSGDDIIWVVGVRRGEGAKIDKDTRRILMVVMVDLNPDLENQIRI